In the genome of Dickeya fangzhongdai, one region contains:
- a CDS encoding RNA polymerase sigma factor, translated as METIALKQMDACQLHTPANTVDWEQVFRLHGKRLQNFIRKRVSNREDVEDLQQMTYLEVLKNREKFAGASRPETWVFGIALNLVRNHFKQARYRAVDISDDALEAMEILSTDIDPSRITECDHSLNRALTASAHLPEETRKMLMMLLDADVSYQDIAEQLNIPIGTVRSRLSRARGYLRQAVDA; from the coding sequence ATGGAAACGATTGCACTGAAACAAATGGACGCGTGTCAGCTTCATACCCCTGCCAATACCGTGGACTGGGAGCAGGTTTTTCGCCTGCATGGCAAGCGACTGCAAAACTTCATTCGCAAGCGCGTATCGAACCGTGAAGATGTGGAAGATTTACAGCAGATGACCTATCTGGAAGTGCTGAAAAACCGCGAAAAGTTCGCCGGCGCCTCGCGCCCGGAAACCTGGGTATTCGGCATTGCCCTGAATCTGGTGCGAAACCACTTCAAACAGGCGCGTTATCGTGCCGTCGATATCAGCGACGATGCGTTGGAAGCGATGGAAATTCTGTCGACGGATATCGATCCCAGCCGCATTACGGAGTGCGATCATTCGCTGAACCGCGCGCTGACGGCCAGTGCGCACCTGCCGGAGGAAACGCGTAAGATGTTGATGATGCTGCTGGATGCCGATGTCAGCTATCAGGATATCGCCGAGCAGCTCAACATTCCTATTGGCACTGTACGTTCGCGTCTTTCCCGCGCCAGGGGATATCTCCGCCAGGCCGTTGATGCATAA
- the sctN gene encoding type III secretion system ATPase SctN, with protein MNAQNAIDTRYPRLSQWLQQQQRQLAAYSPVTRQGQIIGISGILLESSLPNARIGDLCLVARDDSSQVLAEIVGFSPENTFLSALGALDGIAQGAVVTPLYQPHCVQVSDALFGSVLDGFGRPLEDGGHSAFVEPGSLNANPIPVIGDAPPPTERPRIADPLPTGMRAIDGLLTIGCGQRVGIFAGAGCGKTTLLAELARNTPCDAIVFGLIGERGRELREFLDHELDEQLRSRTVLVCSTSDRSSMERARAAFTATAIAEAFRAAGKQVLLIIDSLTRFARAQREIGLALGEPQGRGGLPPSVYTLLPRLVERAGQTRQGAITALYSVLIEQDSMNDPVADEVRSLIDGHIVLSRRLAERNHYPAIDVLMSLSRTMSNVVEREHTRHANAVRRLMAAYKQVEMLIRLGEYQPGHDAFTDAAVSANDDINRFLQQAMREPQGFDHIQSQLEEVSQYANL; from the coding sequence ATGAACGCGCAGAACGCAATCGATACCCGCTATCCCCGACTGAGCCAGTGGCTGCAACAGCAACAACGCCAGCTGGCGGCGTATTCGCCGGTGACGCGACAGGGGCAGATCATCGGCATCAGCGGCATTCTGCTGGAGTCCAGCCTGCCGAACGCCCGCATCGGCGATCTGTGTCTGGTGGCGCGTGACGACAGCTCGCAGGTGCTGGCGGAAATTGTCGGCTTCAGCCCGGAGAACACCTTTTTATCGGCGCTGGGCGCGCTGGACGGCATCGCGCAGGGCGCGGTGGTCACGCCGCTGTACCAGCCGCATTGCGTGCAGGTGTCCGACGCGCTGTTCGGCAGCGTGCTGGACGGCTTCGGCCGTCCGCTGGAAGACGGCGGCCACAGCGCGTTTGTCGAGCCGGGCTCACTCAACGCCAACCCCATCCCGGTGATCGGCGACGCGCCGCCGCCAACCGAGCGCCCACGCATCGCCGACCCGCTGCCCACCGGTATGCGCGCCATCGACGGCCTGCTGACTATCGGCTGCGGCCAGCGCGTCGGGATATTCGCCGGCGCCGGCTGCGGCAAAACCACCCTGCTGGCGGAACTGGCGCGCAACACGCCGTGCGACGCCATCGTGTTTGGGCTGATCGGCGAACGCGGCCGCGAACTGCGCGAATTCCTCGATCACGAGCTGGACGAGCAGCTGCGCAGCCGCACCGTGCTGGTCTGCTCCACCTCCGATCGCAGCAGTATGGAACGCGCCCGCGCCGCCTTTACCGCCACCGCCATCGCCGAAGCCTTTCGCGCAGCGGGCAAACAGGTGCTGTTGATTATCGACTCGCTGACCCGCTTTGCCCGCGCCCAGCGTGAAATCGGCCTGGCGCTGGGCGAGCCGCAGGGGCGCGGCGGGTTGCCGCCCTCGGTCTACACCCTGTTGCCCCGGCTAGTGGAACGCGCCGGGCAAACCCGTCAGGGCGCGATTACCGCGCTCTATTCGGTGCTGATCGAACAGGACTCGATGAACGACCCGGTGGCCGACGAAGTACGGTCGCTGATCGACGGCCACATTGTGCTGTCGCGCCGGCTGGCCGAACGCAACCACTACCCGGCGATCGACGTATTGATGAGCCTGAGCCGCACCATGAGCAACGTGGTCGAGCGGGAACACACCCGCCACGCCAACGCGGTGCGGCGGCTGATGGCCGCCTACAAGCAGGTGGAAATGTTGATCCGCCTCGGTGAATACCAGCCGGGACACGACGCCTTTACCGATGCCGCCGTCAGCGCCAACGACGACATCAACCGTTTTCTGCAACAGGCGATGCGCGAGCCGCAGGGCTTCGACCACATTCAGTCGCAACTCGAAGAGGTGAGCCAATATGCCAATCTCTAA
- a CDS encoding type III secretion system HrpP C-terminal domain-containing protein — translation MTPHLPATQDVSLPALRPLPHGQEQDFPGYGYDDGAFWEPFGELSEPEMRFPDASWLPFGPPLALNPSLNLDAFADAPSQAEPVTPAYWPALESSLTDMPLLRRGEPLSFSLQLPQLGSVDVRMVTLPASGWDVSLRFGKSAYEQLKSQRDACRRSLADTLCAPVRLQFESREDEE, via the coding sequence ATGACCCCTCATCTGCCCGCAACACAAGATGTTTCTCTGCCTGCCCTGCGCCCGTTGCCGCACGGTCAGGAACAGGATTTCCCCGGCTACGGTTACGACGACGGTGCCTTCTGGGAACCGTTCGGCGAACTGTCCGAGCCGGAAATGCGCTTTCCCGACGCCAGTTGGCTGCCGTTTGGTCCGCCGCTGGCGCTGAATCCGTCGCTGAATCTGGATGCCTTCGCCGATGCCCCGTCGCAGGCGGAACCGGTCACACCGGCGTACTGGCCGGCGCTGGAGTCGTCGCTGACCGACATGCCGCTATTGCGCCGCGGGGAACCGCTGTCGTTCAGTCTGCAACTGCCGCAGTTGGGCAGCGTGGATGTTCGGATGGTGACGCTGCCCGCCAGCGGCTGGGACGTTTCGCTGCGCTTCGGCAAATCCGCCTACGAGCAGTTGAAAAGCCAGCGCGACGCCTGCCGCCGTTCGCTGGCGGATACGCTGTGCGCGCCGGTGCGCCTGCAGTTTGAAAGCCGGGAGGACGAGGAATGA
- the sctV gene encoding type III secretion system export apparatus subunit SctV: MAVLIAWLNRFAMSAMQRSEVVGAVIVMAIVFMMIIPLPTGLIDVLIAFNICISSLLIVLAMYLPKPLAFSTFPAVLLLTTMFRLALSISTTRQILLQQDAGHVVEAFGNFVVGGNLAVGLVIFMILTVVNFLVITKGSERVAEVAARFTLDAMPGKQMSIDSDLRAGLIDSQQARQRRENLAKESQLFGAMDGAMKFVKGDAIASLVIVFINMIGGFAIGVLQNGMAAGDAMHIYSVLTIGDGLIAQIPALLISLTAGMIITRVSADGQKMDNNIGREIAEQLTSQPKAWIISSVGMLGFALLPGMPTLVFLIISLLSLGSGLFQLWRVKQSGLQDALLADDSMPAEQNGYQDLRRFNPTRAYLLQFHTVWQGAAAAAVLVQDIRRLRNRLVYHFGFTLPSFDIEFNPNVPEDEFRFCVYEIPQLRASFGVPLLAVPRGQLPEETLDDGMMPGLSARDEHHLLWLTPEHPLLQQPELSPWSPDALILSRMENAIHRSGAQFIGLQETKSILAWLEAEQPELAQELQRIMPLSRFASVLQRLASERVPLRSVRPIAEALIEVGQHERDINALTDYVRLELKAQICHQYSQDDSLTVWLLTPETEELLRDALRQTQNETFFALTQEYAAVLLGQLRRAFPPMTPPSALILVAQDLRSPLRILLQDEFHHVPVLSFTELESHLSINVAGRIDLQDRVDPFNA, encoded by the coding sequence ATGGCTGTGCTGATCGCCTGGCTTAACCGTTTTGCCATGAGCGCCATGCAGCGCTCCGAGGTGGTGGGCGCCGTGATCGTCATGGCGATTGTGTTCATGATGATCATCCCGCTGCCGACCGGCCTGATCGACGTGCTGATTGCGTTCAACATCTGTATTTCATCACTGCTGATTGTGCTGGCGATGTACCTGCCCAAACCGCTGGCGTTCTCCACCTTCCCGGCGGTGCTGCTGCTGACCACCATGTTCCGGCTGGCGCTGTCCATCTCCACCACCCGGCAGATCCTGCTGCAACAGGATGCGGGTCACGTGGTGGAGGCATTCGGCAACTTCGTGGTAGGCGGCAATCTGGCGGTCGGCCTGGTGATCTTCATGATTCTGACGGTGGTGAACTTTCTGGTGATCACCAAAGGGTCGGAGCGCGTGGCGGAAGTGGCGGCGCGTTTCACCCTCGACGCCATGCCCGGCAAACAGATGTCCATCGACAGCGACCTGCGCGCCGGGTTGATCGATTCCCAGCAGGCTCGCCAGCGACGGGAAAACCTGGCCAAGGAGAGTCAGTTGTTCGGCGCTATGGACGGGGCGATGAAGTTCGTCAAAGGGGACGCCATCGCCAGTCTGGTGATCGTGTTCATCAACATGATTGGCGGCTTCGCCATCGGCGTGCTGCAAAACGGCATGGCCGCCGGCGACGCCATGCACATTTACTCGGTGCTGACCATCGGCGACGGCCTGATTGCCCAGATTCCAGCGCTGCTGATTTCGCTGACCGCCGGGATGATCATCACCCGCGTCTCCGCCGACGGCCAGAAAATGGACAACAATATCGGCCGCGAGATCGCCGAGCAGCTGACCAGCCAGCCCAAGGCGTGGATCATCTCGTCGGTGGGCATGCTGGGGTTTGCGCTGCTGCCCGGGATGCCGACGCTGGTGTTTCTCATCATCAGCCTGCTGTCGCTCGGCAGCGGGTTATTTCAGCTGTGGCGCGTCAAACAGAGCGGCCTGCAGGATGCGCTGCTGGCGGACGACAGCATGCCCGCCGAGCAGAACGGCTATCAGGATTTGCGGCGCTTCAACCCGACCCGCGCCTACCTGTTGCAGTTCCATACCGTGTGGCAAGGCGCCGCCGCCGCCGCGGTGCTGGTACAGGACATCCGTCGCCTGCGCAACCGGCTGGTGTATCACTTCGGCTTTACGCTGCCGTCGTTCGACATCGAGTTTAACCCCAACGTGCCGGAAGATGAGTTCCGCTTCTGCGTGTATGAAATCCCGCAGTTGCGGGCCAGCTTCGGCGTGCCGCTGCTGGCGGTGCCGCGCGGACAACTGCCGGAAGAGACGCTGGACGACGGCATGATGCCCGGCCTGTCCGCCCGCGACGAACACCACCTGCTGTGGCTGACGCCGGAACATCCGCTATTGCAGCAGCCGGAACTGAGCCCCTGGAGCCCGGACGCGCTGATCCTCAGCCGCATGGAGAACGCGATTCATCGCAGCGGCGCGCAGTTTATCGGCCTGCAGGAAACCAAATCGATCCTCGCCTGGCTGGAAGCCGAACAGCCGGAGCTGGCGCAGGAACTGCAGCGCATCATGCCGTTATCGCGCTTCGCCAGCGTACTGCAACGGCTGGCGTCGGAGCGAGTGCCGCTGCGCTCGGTGCGGCCGATTGCCGAAGCGCTGATCGAAGTCGGTCAGCACGAGCGTGACATCAACGCCCTCACCGACTACGTACGGCTGGAGCTGAAAGCCCAGATTTGCCACCAGTACAGTCAGGACGACAGCCTCACCGTCTGGCTGCTGACGCCGGAAACCGAAGAGTTGCTGCGCGACGCGTTGCGCCAGACGCAAAACGAAACCTTCTTCGCGCTGACCCAGGAATACGCCGCCGTCCTGCTCGGTCAGCTGCGGCGGGCGTTCCCGCCGATGACGCCGCCGTCGGCGCTGATTCTGGTGGCGCAGGACCTGCGCAGTCCGCTGCGCATTCTGTTGCAGGACGAATTCCATCATGTCCCGGTGCTGTCGTTCACCGAATTGGAATCGCACCTGTCGATCAACGTAGCGGGCCGTATCGACCTGCAGGACCGGGTTGACCCCTTTAACGCATAG
- the sctD gene encoding type III secretion system inner membrane ring subunit SctD produces the protein MFELRVLTGLHRGAALPLSGTSWRIGSADEADMVLYDPGIREQHCLLEKQPDGWLVSVLDGPVSNSEGHAAAQSLWLPPGTPFAAGGIWLCVVSADTPWQDEAEETPPDDDQAADDAVTGTQDAPPDAAASHTPPAPTPEPTVTRREKPRLPLWAKFSYLLLAVLLFMIVGSWMLQETAAMPSAPPPQDNRLPIGTLPQLNSTLQTMLTDRELERLVSTSQDNNRIVLSGALPPAQHTRLARMLAQFHQRYVTALQIENHTTVKDDQLPFQIVQVTSGPKANVVTSDGRRIFVGDEVDNLRLVSINDSQIEFRGKQQIKVNW, from the coding sequence ATGTTTGAACTCCGTGTTCTGACCGGATTGCACCGTGGGGCCGCGCTGCCGCTGAGCGGAACCTCATGGCGTATCGGTTCCGCCGATGAGGCGGATATGGTGCTCTACGATCCCGGCATCCGCGAGCAGCATTGCCTGCTGGAAAAACAACCCGACGGCTGGCTGGTATCCGTACTGGACGGCCCGGTCAGCAACAGCGAAGGCCACGCGGCAGCGCAATCGCTCTGGCTGCCGCCCGGCACGCCGTTCGCCGCCGGCGGCATCTGGCTGTGCGTGGTGAGCGCCGACACCCCCTGGCAGGATGAGGCGGAAGAAACGCCGCCGGATGACGACCAGGCCGCCGACGACGCCGTCACCGGCACGCAAGACGCCCCGCCTGACGCCGCCGCCTCGCACACGCCCCCCGCACCGACGCCGGAACCGACGGTGACGCGCCGGGAAAAGCCGCGCCTGCCGCTGTGGGCCAAATTCAGCTACCTGCTGCTGGCGGTGCTGCTGTTCATGATCGTCGGTAGCTGGATGTTGCAGGAAACGGCGGCGATGCCGTCCGCGCCGCCGCCGCAGGATAACCGTTTACCGATCGGCACCTTACCGCAGTTGAACAGCACCCTGCAAACCATGCTGACCGACCGCGAACTGGAGCGATTGGTTTCGACCAGTCAGGATAACAACCGCATCGTGCTGAGCGGCGCGCTGCCGCCCGCGCAGCACACCCGGCTGGCGCGCATGCTGGCGCAATTCCACCAGCGTTACGTCACCGCCTTGCAGATTGAAAACCACACCACCGTGAAGGACGACCAGTTGCCGTTTCAGATCGTGCAGGTCACCAGCGGCCCGAAAGCCAACGTGGTGACCTCTGACGGGCGGCGCATCTTCGTCGGCGACGAAGTGGACAACCTGCGGCTGGTCAGCATCAACGACAGCCAGATCGAATTTCGCGGCAAACAACAGATCAAGGTGAACTGGTGA
- the sctR gene encoding type III secretion system export apparatus subunit SctR produces MTSGSFDPVMFALFLGTLSLIPLMMIVCTCFLKVSMVLMITRNAIGVQQVPPNMALYGIALAATLFVMAPVFSDIKQRFQDAPVDFSSLDALESSVTRGIEPLQKFMSRNTDPDILTHLHENSLRMWPAAMAEKITTQSILLVLPAYVLSELQAGFKIGFLIYIPFIVIDLIVSNVLLALGMQMVAPTTLSLPLKLLLFVLVNGWTRLLDGLFYSYL; encoded by the coding sequence ATGACCTCGGGCAGCTTCGACCCGGTGATGTTTGCCCTGTTTCTGGGCACGTTGTCGTTGATTCCGCTGATGATGATCGTCTGCACCTGCTTTCTCAAGGTTTCCATGGTGCTGATGATTACCCGCAACGCCATCGGGGTGCAGCAGGTGCCGCCCAACATGGCGTTGTACGGCATCGCCCTCGCCGCCACGCTGTTCGTGATGGCGCCGGTATTCAGCGACATCAAACAGCGTTTTCAGGACGCGCCGGTGGATTTCAGCAGTCTCGACGCGCTGGAAAGCAGCGTGACCCGAGGTATCGAACCGTTGCAGAAATTCATGTCGCGCAACACCGACCCGGACATTCTTACCCACCTGCATGAAAACAGCCTGCGCATGTGGCCGGCGGCGATGGCCGAAAAAATCACCACCCAAAGCATCCTGCTGGTGCTGCCGGCCTATGTGCTGTCGGAACTGCAGGCCGGGTTTAAGATCGGTTTTCTGATTTATATCCCGTTCATCGTTATCGACCTGATCGTCTCCAACGTGCTGCTGGCGCTGGGGATGCAAATGGTGGCGCCCACCACCCTTTCGCTGCCGCTCAAGCTGCTGCTGTTCGTGCTGGTCAACGGCTGGACGCGCCTGCTCGACGGCCTGTTCTACAGCTACCTGTGA
- a CDS encoding PAS domain-containing sensor histidine kinase, giving the protein MLYTPTSPQPHHPDDVPPLELVDFAFSRIKDAIYIVNDMEQFCYANDEACRMLGYSRREFRRMRIQDIDLGWTKEETNRHWSDPRCWKRGLTFETRHKTRFGMVLPVEVSVNHFLHKGRKYSMCVVRDIRERKHIEQLAYAREQEFRALVENTPDLITRFDPQLNCQYANPATLAHLRFTAEQLRGRRLTDLLPNARCAQRILQLVQMVVDSESSVEGELEEDIGATETRHRVIHHIRCVPEFDQSGKLTSILTVGRDITAIRYAEKKLEDSHMQLRLLARQREISREEERKHIAREIHDELGQHLTSMRMSLSLMRMQFARDNPHMLTQLQNLMALSDKTIQVVRHVATRLRPNVLDMGLTPALEWLRDDFIRQYRCPCLLRAPEPEVVLNDECATAAFRVVQESLTNIARYAEATQVVIALENREGLIVLSVRDNGKGFDAQARKPHAFGLMSMKERGRMLGGEVVIESQPGVGTLVRLTFPQDTA; this is encoded by the coding sequence ATGTTATATACCCCGACTTCCCCACAACCCCACCATCCGGATGACGTACCGCCGCTTGAACTGGTGGATTTCGCCTTTAGTCGTATCAAAGATGCTATTTATATTGTCAACGACATGGAGCAGTTTTGTTACGCCAATGATGAAGCCTGCCGCATGCTGGGCTACAGTCGCCGCGAGTTTCGTCGCATGCGGATACAGGACATCGACCTTGGCTGGACAAAGGAAGAGACCAACCGCCACTGGAGCGATCCCCGCTGCTGGAAGCGCGGGCTGACGTTTGAAACCCGGCATAAAACCCGCTTTGGCATGGTGCTGCCGGTCGAGGTCAGCGTGAATCATTTTCTACATAAAGGACGAAAGTACAGTATGTGCGTAGTAAGGGATATTCGTGAACGCAAGCATATCGAACAGTTGGCTTACGCCCGTGAGCAGGAGTTCCGGGCGCTGGTGGAGAATACGCCGGATCTGATCACGCGCTTTGATCCGCAGCTCAACTGCCAGTACGCCAATCCCGCCACACTGGCCCACCTGCGTTTTACCGCCGAGCAGCTGCGCGGGCGGCGGCTGACCGATCTGCTGCCGAACGCCCGCTGCGCCCAGCGCATTCTGCAACTGGTGCAGATGGTGGTGGATTCGGAAAGCAGCGTCGAAGGCGAGCTGGAGGAAGACATCGGCGCGACGGAAACGCGCCACCGGGTGATTCACCATATCCGCTGTGTGCCGGAGTTCGATCAAAGCGGTAAGCTGACGTCGATCCTGACCGTCGGGCGCGATATCACCGCCATCCGCTATGCCGAAAAAAAGCTGGAGGATTCCCACATGCAGCTGCGGCTGCTGGCGCGCCAGCGGGAAATCTCCCGCGAAGAAGAACGCAAGCACATCGCCAGGGAGATCCACGATGAGCTGGGGCAGCATCTGACATCAATGCGCATGAGCCTGTCGCTGATGCGTATGCAGTTCGCCCGCGATAACCCGCATATGCTGACGCAGCTACAGAATTTGATGGCGCTATCCGATAAAACCATTCAGGTGGTGCGACATGTCGCGACCCGGTTACGTCCCAACGTGCTGGATATGGGGCTGACCCCCGCGCTGGAGTGGCTGCGTGATGATTTTATCCGCCAGTATCGCTGCCCTTGTCTGTTGCGGGCGCCGGAGCCGGAAGTGGTGCTGAATGACGAATGCGCCACCGCGGCGTTCCGGGTGGTGCAGGAGTCGCTGACCAATATCGCCCGTTACGCCGAGGCGACGCAGGTGGTGATTGCGCTGGAAAACCGCGAAGGATTGATCGTGCTGAGCGTGCGCGACAACGGCAAAGGGTTT
- the sctW gene encoding type III secretion system gatekeeper subunit SctW: MISLNNVSSVLNTSSAASANDIDDQEPVGTPVKTSEARPSHDKTLHDSMEEVAASFGEQVERKSKALNRRQISQPQSRMLANIERIEKLTELFQLLENPKHPTLDQQIRQMQALLRQSSPPSVEAIMQAAGGDAARSDIVLRHVLSQAQQQQDASLAQSTSQSLDQLHQEKGPEVRAGLNTAAAISLFSTDPNQKQALRDLYYQRIVHQQSPSALLDALLERFDAQHFAAGLRTLQRALAADIASLAPSISKNALSKMLSSLNDSRQLSHTLSASQSLLARLASRMPECTLGAVELTRRLIGLSANGAYARDLHNLGREVAGQDAQRQLLFFNGLLPLVNDLPHPLWRDAKNRLTALQLIRSLIGDFAQYEKQQQDETQSMNDRSRNKG, translated from the coding sequence ATGATTTCACTCAACAACGTTTCTTCCGTGCTCAATACCAGCAGCGCGGCCAGCGCCAATGATATTGACGATCAGGAGCCGGTCGGCACGCCGGTCAAAACCAGCGAAGCCAGACCGTCGCACGACAAAACCCTTCATGACTCGATGGAAGAAGTCGCGGCCAGCTTCGGCGAGCAGGTCGAACGCAAAAGCAAGGCGCTGAACCGGCGGCAAATCAGCCAGCCGCAAAGCCGCATGCTGGCCAACATCGAACGCATCGAAAAACTGACCGAACTGTTCCAGCTACTGGAAAATCCGAAGCACCCGACGCTGGACCAGCAGATCCGGCAGATGCAGGCGCTGCTGCGCCAGTCATCGCCGCCATCGGTCGAGGCCATCATGCAGGCGGCAGGCGGCGACGCCGCACGCAGCGATATCGTGCTGCGCCATGTGCTGAGCCAGGCGCAACAGCAGCAGGACGCCTCACTCGCGCAGTCGACCAGCCAGAGCCTGGACCAGTTGCATCAGGAAAAAGGGCCGGAAGTCCGGGCGGGGTTGAACACCGCCGCCGCCATTTCCCTGTTCAGCACCGACCCGAACCAGAAACAGGCGCTGCGCGACCTCTACTACCAGCGCATCGTCCATCAACAGTCGCCCAGCGCCCTGCTCGACGCGCTGCTGGAGCGTTTTGACGCCCAGCACTTCGCCGCCGGGCTGCGTACGCTGCAACGGGCGCTGGCGGCGGATATCGCCTCGCTGGCGCCGTCCATCTCGAAGAATGCGCTCAGCAAAATGCTCAGCAGCCTGAACGACTCGCGTCAGCTCAGCCATACGCTGTCGGCCAGCCAATCGTTGCTCGCCCGACTGGCGTCGCGCATGCCGGAATGCACGCTGGGCGCGGTGGAACTGACCCGGCGGTTGATCGGCCTGAGCGCCAACGGCGCCTACGCCCGCGACCTGCACAACCTGGGCCGTGAAGTCGCCGGGCAGGACGCCCAGCGCCAGCTGCTGTTTTTCAACGGCCTGCTGCCGCTGGTTAACGACCTGCCGCACCCGCTGTGGCGCGACGCCAAAAACCGCCTCACCGCCCTGCAGCTGATTCGTAGCCTGATCGGCGATTTCGCCCAATACGAAAAGCAGCAGCAGGATGAAACCCAATCGATGAACGACCGATCTCGGAACAAGGGGTAA
- the sctS gene encoding type III secretion system export apparatus subunit SctS: METLNLFRQAMVLVVMLSAPPLLVAVVVGVLISLLQAVMQLQDQTLPFAVKLVAVGLVLAMTGRWIGVELIQLAMMAFNMIEQTRA; this comes from the coding sequence ATGGAAACGCTCAATCTGTTTAGACAGGCGATGGTGCTGGTGGTGATGCTGTCGGCGCCGCCGCTGCTGGTGGCGGTGGTGGTCGGCGTGCTGATTTCGCTGTTGCAGGCGGTAATGCAGTTGCAGGATCAAACCCTGCCCTTTGCCGTCAAGCTGGTGGCGGTAGGACTGGTGTTGGCCATGACCGGCCGTTGGATCGGCGTAGAGCTGATCCAACTGGCGATGATGGCTTTCAACATGATCGAACAAACCCGGGCGTGA
- a CDS encoding FliM/FliN family flagellar motor switch protein — protein MILLARTLRPVSQARAALSRQLASAHRFAFMLDGQPGELRLQLADDAPPGGQESRWRCHAGTLWLDDNAAPLLSLLSACPALTPGPDAAAETADWYWTQYNHHLSPALRELFGEIQPASSPQPDSEAQGDLTLWLEVIRGDFRVRSRLRTSTRTLQQWQSQPGWYAPRYPLPGHLAMRVPLTLADVTLSHEQLATLEPGDLICPLKQYFSPQGNGCITLADRRLTGQLRMDALAPYWFTVTELEECPVTTPFDDATPFETYAVPETSQYAPDSDNHTGAPSGYALPPLTLALTVRCGYLTLTLQDLQQLAPGTVLTLQQATPGEATLYHGEQPLALGELVDVEGRLGLQITRRLGVDGDIAPEPSL, from the coding sequence ATGATCCTGCTCGCCCGGACGCTGCGCCCGGTCAGCCAGGCGCGAGCCGCGCTCTCCCGCCAGCTGGCGTCGGCGCACCGCTTTGCCTTCATGCTGGACGGTCAGCCCGGCGAATTACGCCTGCAACTGGCGGACGACGCGCCGCCCGGCGGGCAGGAAAGCCGCTGGCGCTGCCATGCCGGCACGCTGTGGCTGGACGACAACGCCGCGCCGTTGTTGTCGCTGCTTTCCGCCTGCCCGGCGCTCACGCCCGGCCCCGACGCCGCCGCGGAAACCGCCGACTGGTACTGGACGCAGTATAACCACCATCTCAGCCCGGCGCTGCGCGAGCTGTTCGGCGAGATTCAGCCGGCGTCATCGCCGCAGCCGGACAGCGAAGCGCAGGGCGACCTGACGCTGTGGCTGGAGGTTATCCGCGGGGATTTCCGGGTTCGCAGCCGGTTGCGGACATCGACCCGGACCTTGCAGCAGTGGCAAAGCCAGCCGGGGTGGTACGCGCCCCGCTACCCGCTGCCCGGTCATCTGGCGATGCGCGTGCCGTTGACGCTGGCAGACGTGACATTGTCACACGAACAATTGGCGACGCTGGAACCGGGCGACCTGATCTGTCCACTCAAACAGTACTTTTCACCGCAGGGCAACGGCTGCATCACGCTGGCCGACCGGCGGCTGACCGGGCAGCTCAGGATGGATGCGCTCGCCCCTTACTGGTTTACCGTGACAGAACTGGAGGAATGTCCCGTGACAACACCCTTTGACGACGCAACCCCTTTTGAGACCTACGCCGTCCCCGAGACGTCGCAGTACGCCCCGGATAGCGATAATCACACCGGCGCGCCGTCGGGCTACGCGCTGCCGCCGCTGACGCTGGCGCTGACCGTGCGCTGCGGCTACCTGACGCTGACGTTGCAGGATTTGCAGCAGCTCGCCCCCGGCACGGTGTTGACCCTGCAGCAGGCGACGCCCGGCGAAGCGACCCTGTACCACGGCGAGCAACCGCTGGCGCTGGGCGAATTGGTGGACGTGGAAGGCCGGCTGGGGCTGCAAATCACCCGCCGTCTTGGCGTGGATGGAGACATCGCCCCGGAGCCATCGTTATGA
- a CDS encoding type III secretion protein, which translates to MPISNAMKPVSAMEEEQPDSSAQELGAVFNQLLPIRRQRLSRAERQLRLSEQALRQTEAALRTQQAQLEQLQADWQQQRDIFLREALGKTQTLESLKNQLEQEQKHIRQIQAQVLLCTDWQQQYLNRQQQVGQAREAARLCQKAVEKLEFLLTTYQEAI; encoded by the coding sequence ATGCCAATCTCTAACGCCATGAAACCCGTCAGTGCGATGGAAGAAGAGCAGCCGGACAGCAGCGCGCAGGAGCTGGGCGCCGTGTTTAACCAGTTGCTGCCGATCCGCCGGCAGCGCCTCAGTCGCGCCGAACGCCAGTTACGTCTGTCCGAACAAGCGCTCAGGCAAACCGAAGCGGCGCTACGCACGCAACAGGCACAACTGGAACAGCTCCAGGCCGACTGGCAGCAACAGCGCGATATCTTCCTGCGCGAGGCGCTGGGTAAAACCCAGACGCTGGAGTCGCTGAAAAACCAGCTGGAGCAGGAGCAAAAGCATATTCGTCAGATTCAGGCGCAGGTGCTGCTGTGTACCGACTGGCAGCAACAGTATCTGAACCGGCAGCAGCAGGTCGGCCAGGCCCGGGAAGCGGCCCGGCTCTGCCAGAAAGCCGTTGAAAAACTGGAGTTTCTGTTAACCACCTATCAGGAGGCGATATGA